Genomic DNA from Perognathus longimembris pacificus isolate PPM17 chromosome 6, ASM2315922v1, whole genome shotgun sequence:
AAGATATGAGGGAAGTGTAATTGTTGCAAGTTAGACAAGAATCTGTCATTTCACCTGATATAGCAAGGCTAAATGAGATTCAAAATCTTTTTGCTTTGACCttaaaggaaatgaaacaatgaaTCTTGTTAAGATTGGTTTACTAAGATTGGAATGAAGGAAAGTCATAGATGAGTTTGTATCCATATATAGACAAGACAAAATGAAAGGGGTCTAATACAACTTATTGACACCAATAATAAATGTTTGAAGGCCAAAGCAGTGGCTCATTTCTgcagtccttgctactcaggaggctaagatctattatcatggtttaaagccaggcagagcaggaaaagtctgtgagactcttatctccaattaactaccaaaaagctggatgtggagctgtggctcaaatggtacaaaaCTAGGGGTCAGGGCCAGgaccaaaggggggggggaagtggggggaaaaaaccttAATTCTGATGAATTATCTGCATTTTTCTTCATTAATATAAACAGATAAAAACACtgattttccttgctttctctttttggtCGATAATAACAGTATCAATTTGTAGCTATTGCTTAAATTAGGGCTATCAGTACAGTATGGGTTTCAGGGTGAAATCTGGGTTGACAACAGTCTCCATGTGCTTTCTCAAACCAGCACATTAAACTTTATAGTTGACCTACAAACAAGTCAGGGTTCATTACAcatcacacacacccacacccacaaagATATACATCTCACTTAAAAGCTTTACTATAACAAACTTTGAATTTATATGTTTCCAGACACAAACCAATGAAGTAATAGTTGCAGCAGGTTTTCACCAGCAGTTCTAAATTCCAGACTCTTCAGCAGTATATCATTTATCTCagcttgtaattttaaaaatattatttctcccTCATCTAATGCTTGAAATAGTTATGTCTCTATGTTTTTGGCTGTAAGAATAATGTCTCTATGTTCTTGGCTGTGTGTAAGAATAATGTCTGAGGGTAATTCAAGCTTTAAAGAAGCTACTACTAGATTTCAAATCACGCACACAAAATAAGTGAGAAATTCTTTTATCATATTTAGAATCAAAATATcccttaaaatatttacattttacagTAAAAACGATAGCAAAACACAAGATCATGTACAAGCTTAAGAATTCAAGTTTCTGAAGagccaagaagaaaaatgaaaataatggccTATCACAAAGCTCTAGTGTATAGTAGTAAATGCCTTCAATGAGTAGATTAAAGCATTTAACATGGGCTTCTGATTCTCAAAAATTGCTCAACTAAATGATTAGTATAATAGGATTATGAAGTTGCTTAGATTTTTGTTCCTCTAAAGTTTTAAGAACACTGAAGGTTGAAATATACAGAGCACATTTTTACTCTCAAATTAGTTATATAAAGCACATTCACTGGAGGCAGTAAATATATTCCACAATTAACCGTATTTACCGATTAGGGAATAAAACTAAATTTCTAAGTCTTTATTGCATATTAATAAAACAAATCTTTGAATATACAGCCatgtaaaacttttaaaaaatattaaattcctctaaCTAGGGATACTTGGTATGAAGGGATGATGAACATTGGGACAGGGCACTCTGCACCAACACGTAGAATTTATTTATTCTGAAAACTACcaacagtaaaaatttaaaagatggcACACTCCTAGCAGGCAATTTCACAGACACAACAAATGACAGTTACAGAAGGGTGCTCTTGAAGCAGCCTGCACACTTCACCTTTTGCTCTTTGCTCTGTCAGCATGGTCCCTGTCTTTGTGGTATCTATCCctgtccttctctccttctctgtgtTTACTTTTCTCTCGCTCTTTGTCCTTTTCATGGTCTTCACTTTTAGGCTTGTCTGGTTTCTTGTCTACATTCCTACCATCTCTGCTTGCTGTTCCTTTATCGCCATGTGATAACCGTgccctttctttgtctttgtgcccttcctccctgccttttcTGTCCCTGTCCTTGTCTTGGCTTCTGTCCCTGCGTCTGTGCCTTTCTGATTCTGGCTCCCATTCCTTttcatgtctctctctcttcaagtGGTGTGAATCACTATAAAATCTCTGGCGGTCCCCTTTACTCCTATTAAATGCCCTATCCAGTTGTTGATCTTGCCTACCCCAAGGATCACTGTGACGCCTTTCTGGTCTCCGAATGTCTTTAGCCTGGTAAAAATTTTGTGGACCTAAATACCTTGATGCTTGGGAAAGGGGGCCAATCATTCGCTGGGGCTGGCCTGGGAGGGGAACCACAGGGGGCCAGGGAACCATTGGATTTTGGGTAAAGCCAAAGCCTGGAGGGGAAAGTAATGGAGGTGGTAAATGTGGAGGAAATCCAAACATGTTTTGTGGAGGAAAATTAGGAGGTCCTGCAAATGGAAACCCAGAAGAGCTGGACTTGAGGTGCTGAAGGCTAGGCTGCTGCAACCTGATGGGTGGGAAGCTTGTACTTGTCCTGGGGCTGGTACTTCTGGAAGTGAAGTTCATACTTTTAGAAGGAAATTCTGACTGGCATGAATTTCCAGTTTCAAAATGAGATGCTGCTCCAGGAGACCCTCTTCTAAAGGTGGGCACAGTTCCAATGTTTTGTGTTAAAATATCCTCCTTCAAAGGCTCTGATTGCTGTGTTTGAGAAGAATCTAAGTTTTCTACTGATGATGAGCTTTGTGCATCTTTTGAATCATCATTCTGTTTGATAAAGGCATTTCTCTCTACAACAGGTGGCTTTTCCTCTACATTGATTTGCTCAGGTAAGAGCTCTTTGTTATGTGATAGACTAGACAAGGTGGGTTTCTCTCCACTCCGGCCACTGTCTCCATCTTTGCTCTCTGAAACAGCTGCCTGCTGACCTCGCCCAGCTGCTTGCCTAGGGTCTCTTTTTAGGTTGATAAACTGTGGGGACCTTGCTGCATTCCCAACAAGGTTTTCACTGCTATTTGCAGTACTGTCCATGTTTCCTCTTGCTACACTAGACACGCCAGAACTACTTGAAGTCAGATTATCTTGCAAATTATTCTCTTGATCTTGGAGCAGTtgtctttttaaagttttgtctTTATTCTCCAAAGTTTCCTCTTGTTGTGATAGAACTGATAAATTTGTTAAGAATGCTTCTGTTGAAACATCTTGTGGTTTACCTCTGAGACTAAGACTGGTCAAAGGCCCTGGAGAAATGGTAGATGGTACCACTAATggtgtttcttctctctctcctgagtTACTTGTAGATTCTATAAGGTGGTCGACTTTAATGTTTGCCTCCCTGGCTTCACCATCAGTTACTTCCACTTTATCCATTTTTTCTGCTGATAGATTAGGTAAGACTAGGTTGGTGTGCTCAGTTATAAATGGAATTTCTTTAAGAGTATTTTGCTCAGTTATTGGCTGAGCCTGCTCATATACTTGACCAGTGGTACCCAAAAGACTTTGAAGAATATCATCTACAGGAAGAGGCTTATTTGCTAAGTCTAAAGTTGAAGGTTGATTTTCCCAGCCAATTAATACCCCAGGAAGGAACCTCAGAGGCTTTGGCGGTTCCTGTTTAGTGACTTCCATTACAGGTTCAATTGCTGTTTGAAGATCTTCCTGAAGAATCTGATGAGGTTTATTTCTCTGCTTGTGTAAAACAGTAGTGAAGGAATTGAAAAAGTCATTTTCTTCCTCTGGTGCTTCATCTGTAGAAGcttctattttgctttttttgtcaGGTGGCAAGGCTACTTGTATGCTTTCAGAAGCCTCAACAGTATGACTAGTACCAGCACTGGCACTATGCTGCCTCTTCAGCTTTTGACGAATAATTAGGCCCAACAATAGATTAGGTCTGTGTAGTTCAAGCCctgtataaaataaaaaacatgaagTCATTTTGGATCACTACGTGAAAGGGTTCATTTCAAACTATTAAGTGTGTTTCTGGCCCTGTTAAGCCATCCCTACAGAGGCTTGGATCCTAGTGAGTAGCCATTCTCTTGACTATGGTCATATCCTCTTATCTTACTTCAATCTTATCATACTACTGAAATTTATACCTACCAGGTCCATCAAAAGGCACAAGAGGGTGTGGAATTTTATCTGCAGCACCCAAGGGAATAAGGTACATA
This window encodes:
- the Phf3 gene encoding PHD finger protein 3 isoform X4, with the protein product MVGCGRCDDWFHGDCVGLSLYQAQQMGEEDKEYVCVKCCAEEDKKTEILDSDNLENQATAEVHSEDKTMEYEKHDKTKHIDDTMKNKVKILKRESSEGKNSSDCRDNEIKKWQLAPLRKMGQPVLPRRSSEDKSEKIPKESTTVICTGEKPSKPGNQEKQEIKKKKVEKGVPSVPPPPASASKPSADQIRQSVRHSLKDILMKRLTDSNLKVPEEKATKVATKIEKELFSFFRDTDSKYKNKYRSLMFNLKDPKNNILFKKVLKGEVTPDHLIRMSPEELASKELAAWRRRENRHTIEMIEKEQREVERRPITKITHKGEIEIESDAPMKEQEAAMEIQEPSGSKSLEKPEVYEKQKEETDSMSKDTTSQHRQHLFDLNCKICIGRMAPPVDDLSPKKVKIVVGVARKHSDNEAESIADALSSTSNIFASEFFEEEKQESPKSTFSPAPRPEMPGTVEVESTFLARLNFIWKGFINMPSVAKFVTKAYPVSGSPEYLTEDLPDSIQVGGRISPQTVWDYVEKIKASGTKEICVVRFTPVTEEDQISYTLLFAYFSSRKRYGVAANNMKQVKDMYLIPLGAADKIPHPLVPFDGPGLELHRPNLLLGLIIRQKLKRQHSASAGTSHTVEASESIQVALPPDKKSKIEASTDEAPEEENDFFNSFTTVLHKQRNKPHQILQEDLQTAIEPVMEVTKQEPPKPLRFLPGVLIGWENQPSTLDLANKPLPVDDILQSLLGTTGQVYEQAQPITEQNTLKEIPFITEHTNLVLPNLSAEKMDKVEVTDGEAREANIKVDHLIESTSNSGEREETPLVVPSTISPGPLTSLSLRGKPQDVSTEAFLTNLSVLSQQEETLENKDKTLKRQLLQDQENNLQDNLTSSSSGVSSVARGNMDSTANSSENLVGNAARSPQFINLKRDPRQAAGRGQQAAVSESKDGDSGRSGEKPTLSSLSHNKELLPEQINVEEKPPVVERNAFIKQNDDSKDAQSSSSVENLDSSQTQQSEPLKEDILTQNIGTVPTFRRGSPGAASHFETGNSCQSEFPSKSMNFTSRSTSPRTSTSFPPIRLQQPSLQHLKSSSSGFPFAGPPNFPPQNMFGFPPHLPPPLLSPPGFGFTQNPMVPWPPVVPLPGQPQRMIGPLSQASRYLGPQNFYQAKDIRRPERRHSDPWGRQDQQLDRAFNRSKGDRQRFYSDSHHLKRERHEKEWEPESERHRRRDRSQDKDRDRKGREEGHKDKERARLSHGDKGTASRDGRNVDKKPDKPKSEDHEKDKEREKSKHREGEKDRDRYHKDRDHADRAKSKR